A genome region from Oncorhynchus keta strain PuntledgeMale-10-30-2019 unplaced genomic scaffold, Oket_V2 Un_contig_21492_pilon_pilon, whole genome shotgun sequence includes the following:
- the LOC127921091 gene encoding E3 ubiquitin-protein ligase MARCHF1-like: MRFVHQDCLNQWIKSSDTHCCELCQYNFIMETHLKPLRKWEKLQMSTNERRKILCSLMFHLVAIGCVLCSVYVLVNRTLHEINLGRNTVCHYLYKSL; the protein is encoded by the exons ATGAGGTTTGTTCACCAGGACTGTCTCAACCAGTGGATCAAGTCATCAGACACACACTGCTGTGAGCTGTGCCAATACAACTTCATCATGGAGACTCACCTTAAACCTCTACGTAAG TGGGAGAAGCTCCAGATGTCGACCAATGAGAGGAGGAAGATCTTATGCTCCCTGATGTTCCACCTGGTGGCCATTGGTTGTGTTCTCTGTTCCGTATACGTCCTCGTCAACAGAACCCTCCACGAGATCAACCTGGGACGCAACACCG
- the LOC127921092 gene encoding 5E5 antigen-like translates to MPVQQISVVPAREMANNGRSAPRSKDKTESIKGPGRSGSRSSNILKASSSTTGLAPGSVSRTTPSSQDICRPVPLGCVEEGCDTAVMKLSGTALGSSQTALGSSQQGQTRKKKKPNRKRDSCSAPDAPATAQDDPVQHSSDRSSDRIGERAGREARSWSREKAKRGRRRSGSSRERGGGEGMELQSVGSGEGKENQEKEVPQENGSGVKNRRSGGGGGEESRRSSQRREEAGSKFRSPGGSSSLAEDGEREGQITKNYQETGSVGGDMSAPSPQRYGGCNAPEGSDDEPEVCR, encoded by the exons ATGCCAGTGCAGCAGATCTCCGTGGTCCCCGCTCGGGAGATGGCCAATAACGGCCGGAGCGCCCCTCGCTCCAAAGACAAGACCGAG agtATTAAAGGTCCAGGTCGGTCAGGCAGTCGATCCAGCAACATCTTGAAg GCCAGCAGTTCTACAACAGGATTGGCTCCTGGCAGTGTTTCCAGGACAACTCCCTCCTCTCAGGACATCTGCAG gccgGTGCCGCTGGGTTGTGTAGAGGAAGGTTGTGACACAGCAGTGATGAAGCTGAGCGGCACGGCATTAGGCTCCTCTCAGACCGCGTTAGGCTCCTCCCAGCAGGGCCAAACcaggaagaagaagaaaccaaACAGGAAGAGAGACTCCTGCTCCGCCCCCGATGCCCCAGCGACCGCACAAGATGACCCGGTCCAACACAGCTCTGACCGCAGCTCTGACCGCAtcggagagagg GCGGGGCGAGAGGCCAGAAGCTGGAGCAGGGAGAAAGCCAAGAGGGGACGACGACGCAGTGGGAGtagcagggagaggggagggggagaggggatggagctGCAGTCTGTAGGGTCTGGTGAGGGGAAGGAGAACCAAGAGAAAGAGGTTCCACAGGAGAACGGTTCCGGAGTGAAGAACCGGCgatcaggaggaggaggaggggaggagagcaggCGGAGCTCCCAGCGCAGGGAGGAGGCGGGGTCTAAGTTCCGTAGCCCCGGCGGTAGCTCATCATTGgctgaggatggagagagggagggacagatcaCTAAGAATTACCAGGAGACCGGGTCAGTGGGTGGAGACATGTCCGCGCCGTCGCCACAGAGATATGGGGGCTGCAACGCCCCCGAAGGCTCCGATGACGAGCCAGAGGTCtgcaggtag